Within Calderihabitans maritimus, the genomic segment GTCCGGTGGACCCGGGCTTCTGCTTCTGCCAATCGGCGAAAAATTTTGAGGCTTGTTTCTTTGACGTAATCTGATAGCCTGCTCTGCCCTATTATCTCTTCTATGTCCCGGAGAGTGCGGTGGCAAGAATTTTTGTCTTCTAAAATTACGTCCACTTTGGTAGCGCTTATACCGTGTTTCTTAATTTTCCGGCAATTTAAGGTAAACTTTCCAATTTTCAACTCTTGCAATTTCTCTTCTAAATCTTTAGGCTGTAACCCGGCATCTATCAAGGCGCCCAGCGTCATGTCCCCACTTATGCCAGCAAAACAGTCAAAATAGGCTATTTTCATTCTTCTTTCTCCCCTATCCTGTTGATCAGGGCCGCCGTGTAGCCGGCACCGAATCCGTTATCAATATTTACTACAGCTACCCCGGAGGCACAGCTGTTAAGCATAGTCAGCAGGGCAGCCAGCCCTTTGAAACTTGCCCCGTAACCGACACTGGTGGGTACAGCTATAACGGGTTTGTCCACCAAGCCGCCCACCACGCTGGCCAACGCCCCCTCCATCCCTGCTACCACCACAATTACTCTGGCCGCAAATAGTTGTTTGTGATTTAATAAAAGGCGGTGAATGCCGGCAACCCCTACGTCATAGAGGCGTTCAACCCGGCTCCCCATTGCTTCCGCGGTCAGTGCTGCTTCTTCCGCTACCGGTAGGTCGGAAGTGCCGGCGCTCATGACCAGTACGTTGCCGACTCGCTTTTGTTTGCCTTTTTGAATAACCATCATGCGGGCCAATTCATGATATTCTGCCTGGGGTATCTTCGCCAGTACCTTTTCGGCTACCTGAGGAATCATTCTGGTGGCCAGAATGTTGCTGTCGGTCCGCTGGTTCAATTGTTCTATGATGGTTATTATCTGCTCTACGGTTTTCCCTTCACAGTAAACTACTTCCGGAAAACCCTGCCGGATCGCCCGGTGGTGGTCTATCTTGGCAAATCCCAAATCCTGATAGGGCATCACTCTGATTTTTTCACAGGCCTGCTCTACGGAAATTTTCCCCTCCCGAACCTGCTGAAGCAGTGTTTTTAGCTGTTCGCCGTCCACGCCTGCCTTTCCTCCTTCAACACTTCATTCATGCTACCCGTTCGGTATCCTTCCAGGTCCAGCGTCACGTAGTTATAACCCAGGCCTTTCAATTTGCTCACTATGTTAGGAGCTTCTTTCAATATCAGAGGAAATGCGTCAGGCTTTACTTCTATACGCGCTATCTGGCCGTGATGTCTTACCCGGAGTTGCTCCAAACCCAGCTGGCGTAA encodes:
- the larB gene encoding nickel pincer cofactor biosynthesis protein LarB, producing the protein MDGEQLKTLLQQVREGKISVEQACEKIRVMPYQDLGFAKIDHHRAIRQGFPEVVYCEGKTVEQIITIIEQLNQRTDSNILATRMIPQVAEKVLAKIPQAEYHELARMMVIQKGKQKRVGNVLVMSAGTSDLPVAEEAALTAEAMGSRVERLYDVGVAGIHRLLLNHKQLFAARVIVVVAGMEGALASVVGGLVDKPVIAVPTSVGYGASFKGLAALLTMLNSCASGVAVVNIDNGFGAGYTAALINRIGEKEE